GCAATCCATTGTACTTGAGGGTCGGTAATCCTGATTTGTTGCCAAGTATTCAGCATACTATTTCGGCGGGTTACAATATGTTTAACCCAGCTAGTTTTACCAACTTATATGCCAACCTTTCGTATAACTACAATATAAACCAAGTGGTTTATAACCAGACAATTGGCGACAATGGTGTTATTTTGACAAAACCTACCAATTTGTCGGGTGGTACAACTTATAACGGATACGTTGGCTTTGGTGTTCCGCTCAAGAAAACCGTGAGTACTCTTAATATCAATGCCAACTTTAATTTGGCTCAAAACCCAATTTATATCAATTCGGTATTGAATAAAACTAATACCAATTCGGGAAGTATTGGCATGAGATTATCGTTTACGCCTAGCGATAAGTTCACTTTTTATGGAAATGCCTCTTTAGGCTTGACCAAAACAAGTTATGAACTACCGACTGCTCCAAACCAAACCATTTATAATAACCAATATGGTGGCGAGATGAACTTTAATTTTGGCAAAGAATTCTATTTTGCTTCTAATCTTAACTATCGTGTATATAAAAATGAAACACGAGGATTTACGCAGGATTTGCCTATTTTGAATTTAGCACTGTATAAGTTTTTGGGTAAATCTAAAAGATCTGAAATTCGCTTAACAGCCTACGATGTATTTAAGAAAAACCTAGGCGTAAACCAAAGTGCTTTCCAAAACTTTGTTACTATCGACCAAACCCGTACACTTTCTCGTTATTTTATGCTGAGCTACACCTACAATATGCGTGGATTAAGCTCGCAAATGAGAAAGAAAAATATGTTCTAGTAAGTTAATAAACAAATGGGTGAGTTGGTAGTTAACGCATTTATATACAAATAGTTAATAGTTAGCTTACTCATTGAAACACGGTCGTAAACAGTTTGTCATTATTTAATATCAAGACTACTTAAATTATATGAAGAAATTACTAATTATATTATACTTGTGCTGTACACAGCTTGCTTTTGGTCAAGAAGTAAAAGACGAAGGCATTGTTACCTATACTCGACAAACCTTTTGGGCTAAAATAGCCTCAGGAATGAAATACCTCAGTGCCGAAGAAAAAGATCGTATCAAACTAACATGGGGTACCAGTGACGACGGTTGGAAACAAAAAATGATGCTTTATTTTAAACCAACAGAAAGCCTCTTTACGTATGGCGAAGACAACGAAGAAGATGGCGGTTATTCTTGGCGAAAAGAAGAATACCTTATTCATCGTAACTTTGAAACTGAAAGAAAGTTAGAGGTTATCGAAATGTTGGGTAAAACGTACATTGTCAACGACTCGCTACACGTACCTAACTGGAAAATCATGAACCAAATAAAGGATATCAATGGCTATATTTGTATGAAAGCCATTACCGAAGATACTGTCAAACATCAAAAAATTGTAGCTTGGTTTGCCCAAGATATACCTATACAAGCTGGCCCAGAACGCTATTTTGGACTACCAGGCCTTATCATGGAATTGGATATTAATGATGGTAATGTGATTTTGTTAGCAGACAAAATAGAATTTAAAAAACTTACAAAGGAAACTACTCTGAAAAAGCCCAAAGGTAAGGTTATTACCGACCGAGAATACGATAAAATCTTGTCGGATTATATCAAAGAAACCATCAAAGCTTATCGAAATCCATTCTGGGGTATTCGTTATTAGCCTATAACCTTAGACAATATTTACAAAATATTCTTGTTATTTCGCAAACCCTATCGGTATTGATAGGGTTTTCTTCTTATTATTTGATACATACTAAAAAAAGGTAACTATTATGAAACACTCAACCGTTGATGAAGCGTCCCAAACCTATGATTTTATCATTGTAGGAGGTGGGTTGGCAGGTTTGTCGACAGCCTATTATTTGAATCAAAGTAAATTTAAAACAGCCAAAATCTTAATAATTGACCAAGATACCAAACAAACCAACGACAAAACGTGGAGTTTCTGGGAAAATGGACAAGGCGATTTCGACCATCTTGTTCATCAGCAATGGAAAGGTATTTGGTTTCATGGAAGCAATCAGTTCTCAGCTTTTTTACCAATTGATTCCTATCGTTATAAAATGATTCGTAGCGTTGACTTCTACGACTATATGCACCAACAACTATCCGTCAATCCTAATATTGTATTCTTACATACTGTGGTTGAGCAAGTTACGGGCAAAGAGCCTATTGGAGGTATCGTAAAAACACAGCAAGGTACATTTATAGCTCAAAAAATGGTATTTGATAGTACATTCCGCTTGCCTTATACCAATTGGCATTACAGCCAGATGTTACAGCACTTTAAGGGCTGGGTTATAGAAACTAACGAAGAGGTATTTGATATAGAAAAACCTACTATGTTTGATTTTAGAATAGACCAGCACAACGAATGTCGTTTTGTATATGTTTTACCTCAATCTACCCGAAAAGCATTAGTAGAGTTTACGATTTTCTCAGATAATTTACTGGAAGATACTATTTATGAGCAACATTTGAAGGCCTATATTCAGGAGTTTTTAAAGATTGAAAAATATCAAATTCATGAGGTTGAAAATGGTATTATTCCGATGTCGGACGAACCTCACGTACAAATCCCATTTCCGTATGTAATACGCATAGGTACATCGGGGGGCTATGTCAAAGCCTCGACAGGTTATAGTTTCAGCCGAACCCAACGCAAGCTAAAACAGTTAGTTGCCGAATTAGAACAAGTAAATGGCGATTTTGATACTTTTGACTATCAAAAAGAAAGTTGGTTTTTTCCTGAATATGCAGCCACATGGAAAGACTACCTAGACAGTGTATTGCTAGACGTAATGCTCAAAAAACGCCATAGTGCCAAAGATATATTTACCCGATTATTTAGTAAAAACAAACCATCACAAATATTAAAATTCTTAGATGAAGACACCCGCCTAGAAGATGACATCGCTATAATGAGAACCGTTCCAATAATTCCTTTTATTATTTCGGCTGTAGCAGTTTTTTTTAGGAAATTATGGTATTATTTAAGATAATTTATCTATAATCTACTTGACATTAAAGCCAAATTGTCATTTAGAAATATTAGTTGTAGCTTTGTGAAACAATTCCTGAGAAATTTCAAAATTAAATTTTTTTTTAGAAATGGCATATCTTTTCACCTCTGAGTCAGTTTCTGAAGGACACCCAGATAAAGTTGCTGACCAAATATCAGACGCCCTTATTGACAATTTTATGGCGTTTGACCCTTCTTCTAAAGTAGCTTGCGAAACATTAGTTACAACAGGTCAGGTTGTTTTGGCAGGTGAAGTAAAAACAAATACTTACTTAGATGTACAAAGTATTGCACGTGAGGTTATCCGTAAAATAGGGTACACTAAGTCAGAATATATGTTTGAAGCAAATTCTTGTGGAATTCTTTCGGCTATTCACGACCAATCTGCAGATATTAACCAAGGCGTTGAACGTACCAATCCTGAAGATCAAGGTGCTGGTGACCAAGGCATGATGTTTGGTTATGCAACCAAAGAAACCGAAAACTATATGCCATTGGCATTGGATTTGGCTCACAAAATCTTGCAAGAGCTTTCTTATATTCGCAACAACGAGCCAGAATTGATTGGTTATTTGCGTCCAGATGCAAAGTCTCAGGTTACTATTGAATATTCTGACAACAATGTTCCTCAAAGAATCGACACCATTGTTGTTTCTACTCAGCACGATGACTTTGCTGAAGATGAAGTGATGTTGGCTAAAATCAAGAGCGATTTAGTAAACATTGTGATTCCAAGAGTAAAAGCTAAATTAAGCGAAGAATTGCAAGCTTTGTTTAGCGATGCTATTACGTACCATATCAACCCAACTGGTAAATTTGTAATTGGTGGTCCACACGGAGATACAGGTTTGACTGGCCGTAAAATTATCGTAGATACTTACGGTGGCAAGGGCGCTCATGGTGGTGGTGCATTCTCTGGAAAAGACCCTTCTAAAGTAGACCGTTCGGCGGCTTATGCTACTCGTCACGTTGCCAAAAACTTGGTAGCTGCTGGCTTATGCGATGAGGTTTTGGTTCAAGTTTCTTATGCTATTGGTGTTGCTAAGCCTTGTGGCGTATATGTCAATACTTATGGTACTGCTAAAGTTGATTTAACCGACGGCGAAATTGCTCGTAAAGTAGAAGAAATTTTTGATATGCGTCCGTATTTCATTGAGCAAAGATTGAAATTAAGAAATCCAATTTACTCAGAAACAGCCGCTTATGGCCACATGGGACGTAAAAACGAGGTAGTTACAAAAACATTCAAATCGCCAGATGGCAGCGTAATCGAGAAAGAAGTAGAATTATTTACTTGGGAAAAACTAGATTATGTAGATGCAGTAAAGGCTAAATTTGATTTGGCATAATATCGTTTTTGATTTTTATTAGAAAAGGGAGGCTTCATAAGGTGCCTCCTTTTTTATTGTTACGAGCCATACACCTACATAGAGCATAAAAAAACGCCCATATTAGAATATAATATAGGCGTTTTGTACTTTACTTATCATTGAAATAAACACTAACTCTCTGTAGTCATAGATAAGTCCAAAATTACTTGGCGACTTCCTACGGATTTTTCTTTTATTTTTTCTTTAAATCGTTTGAGTTGAATTTTTAGAGCTTCGATGGCGATATCCATAGCCTCTTCAAAAGTTGTTGCCATCTCCCTTACAAATAATGTAGCTCCGGGTAAGCTAATTTTCACTTCTAACGTTTTGCCTTTTACCTTCGTGCTTTCCCCTTTGTCGAGTTTAAGGAAAACTTCCCCTCCTGTGATTCGGTCGTAAAACGTATCCAATTTATTTAATTTTGATTGGATAAACTCCAGCAGCTTTCTGTCTGCGTCGAAGTGAATTGAATGCACCTGTAATTTCATACGCACTCGTTGTTTAAGGTTAAAAGATAATTTTACTCCCAGCTAAACCCACCAATGAGTTTGATTGAACAGATTTACCTGCATGCTCCTTCGAGTGTAGCTGAGTACGGAAGATAAAACTGTTGCCCAAGTTTGGAGCCTGAAACTAGCGTATACATGCTTTTATGGATAAGCTAACTTCTGCCCAGCTCCAAACTAAATTTAGTTATAAAAGCCCTATCATTTAGACAGGGCTTT
The DNA window shown above is from Flectobacillus major DSM 103 and carries:
- the hpf gene encoding ribosome hibernation-promoting factor, HPF/YfiA family yields the protein MKLQVHSIHFDADRKLLEFIQSKLNKLDTFYDRITGGEVFLKLDKGESTKVKGKTLEVKISLPGATLFVREMATTFEEAMDIAIEALKIQLKRFKEKIKEKSVGSRQVILDLSMTTES
- the metK gene encoding methionine adenosyltransferase; this encodes MAYLFTSESVSEGHPDKVADQISDALIDNFMAFDPSSKVACETLVTTGQVVLAGEVKTNTYLDVQSIAREVIRKIGYTKSEYMFEANSCGILSAIHDQSADINQGVERTNPEDQGAGDQGMMFGYATKETENYMPLALDLAHKILQELSYIRNNEPELIGYLRPDAKSQVTIEYSDNNVPQRIDTIVVSTQHDDFAEDEVMLAKIKSDLVNIVIPRVKAKLSEELQALFSDAITYHINPTGKFVIGGPHGDTGLTGRKIIVDTYGGKGAHGGGAFSGKDPSKVDRSAAYATRHVAKNLVAAGLCDEVLVQVSYAIGVAKPCGVYVNTYGTAKVDLTDGEIARKVEEIFDMRPYFIEQRLKLRNPIYSETAAYGHMGRKNEVVTKTFKSPDGSVIEKEVELFTWEKLDYVDAVKAKFDLA
- a CDS encoding lycopene cyclase family protein, with protein sequence MKHSTVDEASQTYDFIIVGGGLAGLSTAYYLNQSKFKTAKILIIDQDTKQTNDKTWSFWENGQGDFDHLVHQQWKGIWFHGSNQFSAFLPIDSYRYKMIRSVDFYDYMHQQLSVNPNIVFLHTVVEQVTGKEPIGGIVKTQQGTFIAQKMVFDSTFRLPYTNWHYSQMLQHFKGWVIETNEEVFDIEKPTMFDFRIDQHNECRFVYVLPQSTRKALVEFTIFSDNLLEDTIYEQHLKAYIQEFLKIEKYQIHEVENGIIPMSDEPHVQIPFPYVIRIGTSGGYVKASTGYSFSRTQRKLKQLVAELEQVNGDFDTFDYQKESWFFPEYAATWKDYLDSVLLDVMLKKRHSAKDIFTRLFSKNKPSQILKFLDEDTRLEDDIAIMRTVPIIPFIISAVAVFFRKLWYYLR
- a CDS encoding GLPGLI family protein, giving the protein MKKLLIILYLCCTQLAFGQEVKDEGIVTYTRQTFWAKIASGMKYLSAEEKDRIKLTWGTSDDGWKQKMMLYFKPTESLFTYGEDNEEDGGYSWRKEEYLIHRNFETERKLEVIEMLGKTYIVNDSLHVPNWKIMNQIKDINGYICMKAITEDTVKHQKIVAWFAQDIPIQAGPERYFGLPGLIMELDINDGNVILLADKIEFKKLTKETTLKKPKGKVITDREYDKILSDYIKETIKAYRNPFWGIRY